The region ACTACTACTCCTGGCTCACATTCTATAAGATCCATATGCGTCCAACTTATTTCTTGTGGCATCCAGCTATGAAGGTGTTCAGAAACGtccaaggcctataaaatatCATCATGACTCTTCTGAAAAATAACTCATACTTTTTCTCCCCTCACACATGAACGAAAAATGCACCTGTTCCTCAACCGCCCCATAGCCTCCTTCATTTCCCGATTCCTCAGAGTATATATCATAGGATTGAGGGCAGGTGTTACTATTGTGTAGAACATGGAAGCCATCTTGTCCACACTggagctggagaaaggaaaaagatACACAAATAAGCATGGCAAAAAAAATAAGCTAACCACTGTCAAGTGAGAGCTGCAAGTGGACAGAGCCTTTCCACCACCCTCTTTGAAGTGACCtcgaagtgtggacaggatgacACCATAAGAAATGAGCAAGATGAGGAAACAGACAAGGGAGAGCAGGCCACTGTTGGCTGCCATCAGTATCTCAGTGATGTAGGTATCAGCACAACCCAGTCTGACCACCTGTGGAACATCACAGTAGAAGTTGTCCAGTTTGTTTGGTCCACAGAATGGGAGTCGGAGAATCAGAACCAACTGTGTGACAGAGTGGATGAGACCCCCAGCCCAACAAAAAGTGAGGAGCTTGATGCAACGAGGACGGTTCATTGTGGTTGTGTACGTCAATGGGtagcagatggccacatagcgatcataggccatgagGGTAAGGAGGAACATCTCTGAGCCCCCAAAGAAGTGGAGGAAGAAGACCTGAGCCATACACTCCTTAAATGTAATGGTTCTTCCACACCTTATCAGGTCCACCACCATCCTCGGGACAGCTACCGAAGCCAAGGCTGGATCGATGATGGACAAATTGGCCAGAAGAAAGTACATGGGGGACTGGTGGAGAAGTGGCTCTGCATGTACTGTCACCACAGTGAGGAGGTTGCCCAAGAGGATTGTGGTGTAGCAAGCCAAGATCAAGACAAATAGAAGGAACTGAATGGGGCGGGAGTCCGAAAGGCCCAGGAAGACAAACTCTGTGACTGTAGAGTCATTCATAGGGATGGCTGGACCTGGAGGGGAAAACGTTTGGACATGAAGTTTAGCCACATGCAGACATCTAATCTACTACTGAAGTGCAATACAAGAACAGGAAACGATTGTTGTTGACCACCATCAgcatctcagggcccaaac is a window of Tiliqua scincoides isolate rTilSci1 chromosome 5, rTilSci1.hap2, whole genome shotgun sequence DNA encoding:
- the LOC136653981 gene encoding olfactory receptor 4Q3-like — protein: MNDSTVTEFVFLGLSDSRPIQFLLFVLILACYTTILLGNLLTVVTVHAEPLLHQSPMYFLLANLSIIDPALASVAVPRMVVDLIRCGRTITFKECMAQVFFLHFFGGSEMFLLTLMAYDRYVAICYPLTYTTTMNRPRCIKLLTFCWAGGLIHSVTQLVLILRLPFCGPNKLDNFYCDVPQVVRLGCADTYITEILMAANSGLLSLVCFLILLISYGVILSTLRGHFKEGGGKALSTCSSHLTVVSLFFLPCLFVYLFPFSSSSVDKMASMFYTIVTPALNPMIYTLRNREMKEAMGRLRNRCIFRSCVRGEKV